Proteins encoded in a region of the Podarcis muralis chromosome 2, rPodMur119.hap1.1, whole genome shotgun sequence genome:
- the LOC144324883 gene encoding C-type lectin domain family 2 member A-like, with translation MSPFPWEKENMGFSEMEKTERRLPMNPDAAENGECSGITSNGSTKQAREGFFLKQGHCVDGLSNNGEKKLAFNVKKVSLVLNVILIISIIIIIALSRRSCEVLPTALHSPSTPTEYCLDRWIGYQRKCYYFSESEGNWTSSQNYCASFGASLVMIDSQEEMSFLRRYKGPDDHWIGLQRVDDQKPWKWINGTIFNNWFEIQGGGESAYINRQGVASSSRLSEERWICSKPVHR, from the exons ATGTCTCCTTTCCCCTGGGAGAAAGAAAATATGGGTTTCTCTGAAATGGAAAAGACAGAGCGAAGGCTCCCCATGAATCCAGATGCAGCAGAGAATGGGGAATGTAGTGGAATCACAAGTAATGGAAGCACCAAACAAGCAAGAGAAGGCTTCTTTCTGAAACAGGGCCATTGTGTAGATG GTTTGAGCAATAATGGAGAAAAGAAACTCGCTTTTAATGTAAAAAAAGTGAGCTTGGTGCTTAATGTCATTCTGATtatttccatcatcatcatcatcgcttTATCAA GGAGAAGTTGTGAAGTACTGCCTACCGCCCTACATTCTCCTTCCACTCCAACTGAGTACTGTCTGGACCGCTGGATTGGCTACCAAAGGAAATGCTATTACTTTTCAGAGAGTGAAGGAAACTGGACTTCTAGCCAGAATTACTGTGCCTCTTTCGGTGCCTCTTTGGTCATGATTGACTCCCAAGAGGAGATG AGCTTCTTGAGACGGTACAAAGGTCCTGATGACCACTGGATTGGTCTCCAAAGGGTGGATGACCAGAAGCCTTGGAAATGGATCAATGGCACGATTTTCAATAACTG GTTTGaaattcagggaggaggagaatctGCGTACATAAACCGTCAAGGTGTTGCCAGCTCCAGCAGGCTAAGTGAAGAACGCTGGATCTGCAGCAAACCAGTTCACAGATGA
- the LOC114591975 gene encoding killer cell lectin-like receptor subfamily F member 1, which produces MEGEDGYTALNFHSRRAASGTAAVAKKQDASGLPCWYRITLWAGGFVIIILGVAVTVLALQLEPEKEKIVLNNGGCNASTDKFRASLRHNLCNQNQNRSSDNSPCKVCPLQWQLHRDKCYWLSDYMKTWDESQHDCSTRDSQLLVIQDKEELDFIESITKNSKYWIGLSVLKSKKKWTWITGSQLDQSLFPEPNYAEGNSCAAIKQSVSSEPCNRLLQWICQKDSLLL; this is translated from the exons ATGGAGGGGGAAGATGGTTATACTGCTTTGAACTTCCACTCTAGGAGGGCTGCATCAGGAACTGCCGCTGTGGCTAAGAAACAAG atgcttctgggcttccctgtTGGTACCGGATCACCCTGTGGGCAGGTGGCTTTGTGATCATCATCCTGGGGGTGGCTGTGACAGTCTTGG CTTTGCAGCTGGAACCTGAAAAGGAAAAAATTGTGCTGAACAATGGTGGATGCAATGCCTCAACAGACAAGTTTCGGGCTTCCCTAAGACACAACTTGTGCAATCAAAATCAGAATAGGTCCTCAG ATAATTCCCCTTGCAAAGTGTGCCCTTTGCAATGGCAGCTCCACAGGGACAAGTGCTACTGGTTATCAGACTATATGAAAACCTGGGATGAGAGCCAACATGACTGTTCAACAAGGGATTCTCAACTGCTGGTCATCCAAGACAAGGAGGAGCTG GATTTCATAGAAAGCATTACTAAAAATTCAAAATACTGGATTGGACTCTCAGTATTAAAATCGAAGAAGAAATGGACTTGGATTACAGGCTCCCAGCTTGATCAGAGTTT ATTTCCAGAACCAAACTATGCTGAAGGAAACTCTTGTGCCGCAATAAAACAAAGTGTCAGCTCTGAACCCTGCAATCGTCTACTTCAGTGGATTTGCCAGAAAGACTCTCTCCTACTGTGA